From Bacteroidota bacterium, the proteins below share one genomic window:
- a CDS encoding DUF1579 domain-containing protein, whose protein sequence is MKKIFTLMLLSGMFLAAQAQTAQEPTAEEKAWMAYMTPGPMHKMLADADGEWTEEMTMWMAPGAEPMKNTATCVNKMILGGRYQESRHSGNFMGMPFEGVSTVAYDNAMKKYLSTWIDNMGTGLMYMEGVYDEATKAVHFKGKMVDPVSGQALDCREIFSFIDNDTQKMEMFQTEQGKERKTMEIVFKRKK, encoded by the coding sequence ATGAAAAAGATTTTCACCCTGATGCTGCTGAGCGGAATGTTTCTGGCAGCACAAGCGCAGACGGCGCAGGAGCCGACTGCCGAAGAGAAAGCTTGGATGGCCTACATGACCCCCGGTCCGATGCACAAAATGCTGGCGGATGCCGATGGTGAGTGGACAGAAGAAATGACGATGTGGATGGCGCCGGGTGCCGAACCCATGAAGAACACCGCCACTTGCGTCAACAAAATGATCCTCGGCGGGCGCTACCAGGAATCCCGGCACTCCGGGAATTTCATGGGGATGCCCTTCGAAGGTGTCAGCACCGTGGCGTATGACAACGCCATGAAAAAGTACCTCAGCACCTGGATCGACAACATGGGTACCGGACTGATGTACATGGAAGGCGTTTACGATGAAGCCACGAAGGCGGTTCACTTCAAAGGCAAGATGGTCGATCCCGTTTCCGGACAGGCGTTGGATTGTCGGGAGATCTTCTCGTTCATCGACAACGATACCCAGAAGATGGAGATGTTCCAGACCGAGCAGGGCAAGGAGCGTAAAACCATGGAGATCGTCTTCAAGCGCAAGAAGTAA
- a CDS encoding TlpA family protein disulfide reductase, whose amino-acid sequence MKRALLLLFFSIKTCFAQTTVSPLTQGIWRAELQINDTLSLPFNFLSTSEGLEIMNGRERLPVNEYSLVGDTLVIRFPVFDAEVRCRYTADSLNGFFLNHARKTQNVVPFRAAAGQGFRFSDRPERPVTDISGRWQVIFDGEEGENRFAVAEFEQSGARVTGTVLTPTGDHRFLEGELAGSRLHLSAFDGSHLFLYEAELTSDSSLQGHFFSGRHYHDTWVAFRNADASLPDPDALAFLRPGYSSLDFSFADRNGKYWTPRHPSFVNKVLIVQLLGSWCPNCMDETAFLSDYYRMHRDRGVEIIGIAYERTTDSLRLWKNIDRFRNFHHVEYPLVYGGYANKDSAAKTLPMLNRVFAFPTTIILDRKGQVRRVHSGFNGPATGEAYKRETAELSSFIDRLLAE is encoded by the coding sequence ATGAAACGCGCGTTGCTGCTGTTGTTCTTTAGCATAAAAACCTGCTTTGCCCAAACCACCGTGAGTCCATTGACGCAAGGCATTTGGAGAGCGGAACTGCAGATCAACGATACCCTTTCGTTACCCTTCAATTTTTTGTCGACCTCGGAGGGTCTGGAGATCATGAACGGCAGGGAGCGTTTACCGGTAAACGAGTACTCCTTGGTCGGAGACACTTTGGTTATTCGGTTTCCAGTCTTCGATGCAGAGGTCCGTTGCCGGTATACTGCCGACTCCTTGAACGGTTTCTTTCTCAACCACGCGCGCAAAACACAAAACGTGGTTCCATTTCGCGCAGCGGCCGGTCAGGGATTTCGATTCTCGGATCGTCCCGAACGTCCTGTCACGGATATCAGCGGAAGATGGCAGGTGATATTCGACGGCGAAGAGGGTGAGAACCGTTTTGCAGTGGCGGAATTCGAACAGAGCGGCGCGCGTGTCACCGGAACTGTCCTTACCCCGACGGGCGACCACCGATTCCTCGAAGGTGAACTGGCGGGATCCCGTTTGCACCTTTCAGCTTTCGACGGTTCTCACCTGTTCTTATATGAAGCGGAGCTGACATCCGACAGTTCGCTGCAAGGACATTTTTTCTCCGGACGTCACTACCACGACACCTGGGTGGCGTTCCGGAACGCGGATGCCTCCTTGCCGGATCCCGATGCGCTGGCGTTCCTGCGGCCCGGTTACTCCTCCCTCGATTTCAGCTTTGCTGATCGCAACGGGAAATATTGGACGCCGCGCCATCCGTCCTTCGTGAATAAGGTCCTGATCGTGCAACTGCTGGGTAGTTGGTGTCCAAACTGTATGGACGAAACCGCCTTCCTGAGCGATTACTACCGTATGCACCGTGACCGGGGAGTCGAGATCATCGGGATCGCATACGAGCGCACAACCGATTCTTTACGCCTTTGGAAAAACATCGATCGGTTTCGGAACTTCCATCATGTTGAATATCCGTTGGTCTATGGCGGTTATGCAAACAAGGATTCTGCCGCCAAGACACTGCCGATGCTGAACCGGGTATTCGCTTTTCCGACCACGATCATCCTCGACCGCAAAGGACAAGTGCGACGCGTACATTCCGGTTTCAACGGGCCGGCAACCGGCGAGGCCTACAAGAGGGAAACGGCGGAACTTTCCTCCTTCATTGATCGTTTACTGGCGGAATAA
- a CDS encoding aldehyde dehydrogenase family protein: MKDTTTLQDYGIAEALKALGLKDINPGAGTGTRWSDSDGEIISSYSPADGSLIGKVKQATADDYEKTLRAAEEAFKVWRNMPAPKRGEIVRQIGEQFRKYKDPLGKLVSYEMGKSLQEGLGEVQEMIDICDFAVGLSRQLYGLTMHSERPKHRMYEQWHPLGIVGIISAFNFPVAVWSWNAAIAWVCGDVCIWKPSSKVPLCAVACQNIIASVLKANNVPEGVSCVLVGNHVGDRMNNDKRVPLVSFTGSTRVGRIVSSAVAQRFGKSILELGGNNAIIVSENADLNMVLVGTVFGAVGTAGQRCTSTRRLIVHESVYDKTVSVLQKAYAQLRIGNPLDANNHVGPLIDKGAVDAYLKAIEKAKQEGGKMIVEGGVLSGDGYEGGCYVKPCIVEAKNSFHIVQEETFAPILYLLKYKTIDEAIAMQNDVPQGLSSAIFTTNMREMEQFLSHEGSDCGIANVNIGTSGAEIGGAFGGEKETGGGRESGSDAWKAYMRRQTNTINYSTNLPLAQGIKFDI; encoded by the coding sequence ATGAAAGACACTACCACGCTCCAGGACTACGGCATTGCAGAAGCCCTGAAGGCACTTGGCCTGAAAGACATCAACCCGGGAGCCGGCACGGGCACCCGTTGGTCCGACTCCGACGGTGAGATCATTTCTTCGTATTCCCCAGCCGACGGCAGCCTCATCGGAAAGGTGAAGCAAGCCACGGCCGACGATTACGAAAAGACCCTGCGCGCAGCGGAGGAGGCTTTCAAGGTGTGGCGCAACATGCCCGCGCCGAAACGCGGAGAGATCGTTCGGCAGATCGGCGAACAATTCCGCAAGTACAAAGACCCGCTGGGCAAGCTCGTTTCCTATGAGATGGGCAAGAGCCTGCAGGAAGGTCTTGGCGAGGTGCAGGAGATGATCGACATCTGCGATTTCGCCGTCGGCCTGTCGCGTCAGCTCTACGGTCTGACCATGCACAGCGAGCGCCCGAAGCATCGCATGTACGAACAATGGCATCCGCTTGGCATCGTCGGCATCATTTCCGCGTTCAACTTCCCGGTCGCAGTATGGAGTTGGAATGCCGCCATCGCCTGGGTATGCGGTGACGTGTGCATCTGGAAGCCGAGTTCGAAAGTTCCGCTGTGCGCGGTTGCTTGCCAGAACATCATCGCTTCTGTACTGAAAGCCAACAATGTTCCGGAAGGCGTCAGTTGCGTACTCGTGGGCAATCACGTCGGCGATCGCATGAACAACGACAAGCGCGTACCGCTGGTATCCTTTACCGGCTCAACACGCGTTGGCCGGATCGTATCGTCGGCCGTCGCGCAGCGTTTCGGCAAGTCGATCCTCGAACTTGGCGGCAACAACGCCATCATCGTTTCCGAAAACGCCGACCTGAACATGGTACTGGTCGGTACCGTCTTCGGCGCGGTCGGTACGGCCGGACAACGTTGTACCTCGACGCGTCGCCTGATCGTACACGAGAGCGTATACGACAAGACCGTCAGCGTCCTCCAGAAGGCCTACGCGCAATTGCGCATTGGCAATCCGCTCGACGCGAACAACCACGTCGGTCCCCTGATCGACAAAGGCGCGGTCGACGCTTACCTCAAAGCCATCGAAAAGGCGAAGCAGGAAGGCGGCAAGATGATCGTCGAAGGCGGCGTGCTCTCCGGTGACGGTTATGAAGGCGGCTGCTACGTGAAGCCCTGCATCGTTGAAGCGAAGAACAGCTTCCACATCGTACAGGAAGAGACGTTCGCGCCGATCCTGTACCTGCTCAAGTACAAGACCATCGACGAAGCCATCGCGATGCAGAACGACGTCCCGCAGGGACTTTCCTCCGCGATCTTCACGACGAACATGCGCGAGATGGAGCAGTTCCTGTCACACGAAGGTTCCGACTGCGGTATCGCCAATGTGAACATCGGTACTTCGGGTGCCGAGATCGGCGGAGCATTCGGTGGTGAGAAAGAAACCGGCGGCGGTCGCGAATCCGGCTCCGATGCCTGGAAGGCGTACATGCGTCGTCAGACCAACACGATCAACTACTCCACGAACCTGCCGCTCGCGCAAGGCATCAAGTTCGATATCTGA
- a CDS encoding T9SS type A sorting domain-containing protein, with the protein MSFPSSGSASGFWAKWSGVGIEENLAAQLNMLVYPNPAQERSTLSLELTEASDVMVRVLDLQGREVIAVPMERYLPGKLQLPLDVANLASGNYLLQAIINDRNATIRFDKQ; encoded by the coding sequence ATGTCATTTCCCTCATCCGGTTCAGCATCTGGGTTCTGGGCAAAATGGTCCGGTGTCGGCATCGAAGAAAACCTGGCCGCGCAACTGAACATGCTGGTCTACCCCAACCCGGCACAGGAGCGCAGCACGCTGAGTCTCGAACTCACGGAAGCATCCGACGTCATGGTTCGCGTACTCGATCTCCAGGGTCGTGAAGTGATCGCCGTTCCGATGGAACGTTACCTTCCCGGTAAACTTCAGCTTCCGCTGGATGTCGCCAACCTGGCTTCCGGCAACTACCTGTTGCAGGCCATTATCAACGATCGCAATGCTACGATCCGTTTCGACAAACAGTGA